TGCGCTGCGTTCAATGCGGACTTTGACGGCGACCAAATGGCGGTTCACGTTCCACTCTCACTCGAGGCGCAAATGGAAGCCCGCACTTTGATGTTGGCATCGAACAATGTATTGTTCCCTGCCAACGGCGAGCCATCGATTGTGCCCTCACAGGACGTGGTGTTGGGTTTGTATTACGCTACGCGTGACAAGATTAACGGCAAGGGCGAAGGCATGGTATTTGCCGATATTCCTGAGGTGATTCGGGCATATGAGGCTGGAACCGTAGAACTCGCATCCCGGATCGCGGTGCGCGTCACTGAGTATGAAGTGGTGAACAAAAATGCTGAAGGCGACGAGCGGTTTGTTGCCAAGACATCGGTTCAACATACGTCGGTAGGCCGTGCAATTTTGTCTGAGATTTTGCCCAAAGGCATGGCTTTTGCAGAAATTAATAAGCCGCTGAAGAAAAAAGAAATCTCACGACTGATTAATACTTCCTTCCGTAAGTGCGGCTTGCGTGAGACCGTTATTTTTGCCGATCGTTTGTTACAGGCCGGTTTCCGTTTGGCAACTAAGGCAGGTATCTCGATTGCGATTGACGACATGTTGATTCCAAGCTCGAAAGACGGAATTATTAATGAAGCTGCCGGCAAAGTGAAAGAGTATGACAAGCAATTTATGTCAGGCTTGGTAACCAATCAAGAGCGTTATAACAACGTCGTCGATATTTGGGGTGCTGCTGGTGATCAGGTTGGCAAGGCGATGATGGATGAGTTGTCGCATGTCGATGTAACGGATCGCAACGGCAAGTCGGTACGCCAGGAGTCCTTTAATTCGATTTATATGATGGCTGACTCTGGAGCGCGTGGCTCAGCAGCACAGATTCGTCAGCTTGCTGGAATGCGAGGCTTGATGGCCAAGCCCGATGGCTCAATCATTGAAACGCCAATTACAGCGAACTTCCGTGAAGGCTTGAACGTTTTGCAGTACTTCATTTCCACTCACGGCGCTCGTAAGGGTCTTGCAGATACTGCGTTGAAGACTGCAAATTCCGGCTACTTGACGCGTCGTTTATGCGATGTGACGCAAGATTTGGTTGTGGTTGAAGAAGATTGCGGCGCAAGTAATGGTGTAACGATGCGCGCTTTAGTCGAGGGTGGTGAAATCATTGAGGCCTTGCGTGATCGTATTTTGGGTCGCGTTTGCATTGGCGATATCTTGCATCCAGATACTCAAGAGGTCATTGTTCCTCACGATACTTTGCTCGAAGAAGATCATGTCGATCAAATCGTTGATTTGGGTATTGACGAGGTTAAGGTACGTACGGTGCTTACCTGCGAGACTCGTTATGGTCTATGCGCCAAGTGCTATGGACGTGATTTAGGTCGTGGCGGTCTGGTTAATGTGGGTGAAGCAGTTGGTGTAATTGCGGCCCAGTCGATTGGTGAGCCTGGCACCCAGTTAACGATGCGTACCTTCCATATTGGCGGAGCTGCATCACGTGCTTTGGTTGCCAGCAATGTGGAGGTGAAGTCGAACGGTTCATTGAAGTTCTCTTCCACCATGCGATTTGTAACCAATGCCAAGGGCGAGCAAGTCGTGATTTCTCGTTCAGGCGAGGCTTTGGTCTTGGATGACAACGGTCGCGAACGTGAGCGTCATAAGATTCCATATGGAGCGACCTTGCTAGTGAAAGAGGGCGCAAGCGTAAAAGCTGGAACTAGCATTGCAACGTGGGACCCATTAACTCGCCCGATTATTTCTGAGTATGCAGGTATTGCACGCTTTGAGAATGTTGAAGAAGGCGTAACGGTTGCCAAGCAAGTCGATGAAGTTACAGGTTTATCAACCTTAGTGGTGATTGATGGTAAGCGTCGTTCAGCAGCCAGCAAAGGCTTGCGTCCAGTCATTCAGTTGCTCGATGAAAAAGGAAATCAAACCAAGATTGCTGGTACCGATCATCCAGTAACGATCGGCCTTCAAGTGGGCGCATTGATTACTGTTAAAGATGGCCAGAAGATCGAGGTTGGTGAGGTGTTGGCACGTATTCCAATTGAGTCACAAAAGACGCGTGATATTACTGGTGGCTTGCCACGAGTTGCTGAACTTTTCGAGGCTCGCTCACCGAAAGATGCTGCTATTTTGGCCAAGGTGACTGGAACCGTTTCGTTTGGTAAAGAAACAAAGGGTAAGCAGCGCTTGGTCATTACCGATATGGATGGTGAGAGCAGCGAATTCCTCATTCCAAAAGAGAAGCAGGTCTTAGTTCATGATGGTCAAGTGGTGAATAAGGGCGAAATGATTGTGGAAGGCCCAGCTGACCCACACGATATTTTGCATCTCAAGGGAATTGAAGAATTAGCGATCTATATCGTCGATGAGGTTCAAGACGTTTATCGACTACAAGGTGTAAAGATCAACGACAAGCACATCGAAGTAATTGTGCGCCAAATGTTGCGTCGTGTTCAGATTACCAATGCTGGCGATACGAACTTCATTACCGGTGAGCAAGTAGAGCGCTCCAAGCTGTATGACGAAAATGATCGAGTCATCGCAGAAGGTAAACAACCCGCTCAGTTCGAAAATATTCTGCTTGGAATCACGAAGGCATCCTTGTCGACCGATAGCTTTATTTCGGCGGCATCCTTCCAAGAGACCACCCGTGTTTTAACGGAAGCAGCCATCATGGGCAAAGTGGACACCTTAAGAGGCTTAAAGGAAAACGTCATTATTGGTCGACTAATTCCAGCGGGTACTGGTTTGGCCTATCGTCGGGCGAGAAAAGTGCGAGAGCAATTTGAGCGTGATCGTGCCCAGATGATTGCCGCTGAAGAGGCTCTAGCCTTGGATGTTGGTGCTGTAGCTGAACAGGTTGAGGCTGCTGCGACCCCTGAAGGTGAAGCTGAGCAAAGTTAGGGTAGCCATCGGCACATTGACCAGTCTTTCCCAACAAGTTGACGGGAAGGGCTGGTCAAGCTAGAATGCTGAGTTCTACTGATTTATAACAAAATCAATTGCTTAGTAAATAGCCAGTTAAATTTAATAAGTTATTGATTTTAAAGATAAAAGTAATAAGCGAGTATATATTTATGCCAACAATTAATCAGCTGCTGCGTAAGCCGCGCTCACGACTAGTCATCAAGAGCAAAAGCCCTGCGTTGCAGAATAGCCCCCAGCGTCGCGGTGTTTGTACCCGTGTTTACACGACGACACCAAAAAAGCCAAATTCGGCATTGCGTAAAGTGGCAAAGGTTCGCTTAACCAACGGTTTTGAGGTGATCTCTTACATCGGTGGTGAGGGCCATAATCTTCAAGAGCACTCGGTAGTGCTAATCCGCGGCGGTCGTGTAAAAGACCTGCCTGGCGTGCGCTATCACATTGTTCGTGGATCTCTTGACTTACAGGGCGTTAAAGATCGTAAGCAGGCTCGATCCAAGTATGGTGCAAAGCGCGCTAAGAAAGCGTAATTTGATTTAGTTGGTTTTGTAGTAAAGGCCATTTTGGCAAGTAAGTGGCTACTTCGCTTTGATACAAAGTTGTTGAGTAGCTAAGGGAATGATCCCTAACTGAATAGATAGGAGTTGTTATGCCGCGTCGTCGCGAAGTCCCGAAACGGGAAATTCTTCCTGACCCAAAATTTGGGAATGTGGAAGTTGCTAAGTTCATGAACGTCTTAATGCTTGACGGTAAGAAGTCCGTTGCAGAGCGTATCGTTTATGGTGCCTTTGAGCACATTGAGAAAAAAGCCAACAAAGAGCCTCTCGAGATTTTCTCGACTGCGATGGGAAATGTTAAGCCCATGGTTGAGGTCAAAAGCCGCCGCGTTGGCGGTGCCAACTATCAAGTGCCTGTTGAAGTTCGTCCATCGCGTCGGTCTGCGTTGGCGATGCGCTGGCTAAGAGAGGCTGCTAAGAAACGTGGTGAGAAATCCATGGCACAGCGTTTGGCAAATGAATTA
This genomic window from Polynucleobacter sp. MWH-UH24A contains:
- the rpsL gene encoding 30S ribosomal protein S12, translating into MPTINQLLRKPRSRLVIKSKSPALQNSPQRRGVCTRVYTTTPKKPNSALRKVAKVRLTNGFEVISYIGGEGHNLQEHSVVLIRGGRVKDLPGVRYHIVRGSLDLQGVKDRKQARSKYGAKRAKKA
- the rpoC gene encoding DNA-directed RNA polymerase subunit beta': MKALLDLFKQTSGEEQFDAIKIGLASPEKIRSWSFGEVRKPETINYRTFKPERDGLFCAKIFGPIKDYECLCGKYKRLKFRGVICEKCGVEVTLAKVRRERMGHIELAAPVAHIWFLKSLPSRLGMVLDMTLRDIERVLYFEAYVVVDPGLTPEGAMKRGQIMSEDEYNAKVEEFGEGAFTAIMGAEGIRELLRTINIDREVESIRSELKATGSDAKIKKYAKRLKVLEAFQSSGIKPDWMIMEVLPVLPPELRPLVPLDGGRFATSDLNDLYRRVINRNNRLRRLLELRAPEIIVRNEKRMLQEAVDSLLDNGRRGKAMTGANKRPLKSLAEMIKGKSGRFRQNLLGKRVDYSGRSVIVVGPTLKLHQCGLPKLMALELFKPFIFNKLETLGIATTIKAAKKEVESQTPIVWDILEEVIREHPILLNRAPTLHRLGIQAFEPMLIEGKAIQLHPLVCAAFNADFDGDQMAVHVPLSLEAQMEARTLMLASNNVLFPANGEPSIVPSQDVVLGLYYATRDKINGKGEGMVFADIPEVIRAYEAGTVELASRIAVRVTEYEVVNKNAEGDERFVAKTSVQHTSVGRAILSEILPKGMAFAEINKPLKKKEISRLINTSFRKCGLRETVIFADRLLQAGFRLATKAGISIAIDDMLIPSSKDGIINEAAGKVKEYDKQFMSGLVTNQERYNNVVDIWGAAGDQVGKAMMDELSHVDVTDRNGKSVRQESFNSIYMMADSGARGSAAQIRQLAGMRGLMAKPDGSIIETPITANFREGLNVLQYFISTHGARKGLADTALKTANSGYLTRRLCDVTQDLVVVEEDCGASNGVTMRALVEGGEIIEALRDRILGRVCIGDILHPDTQEVIVPHDTLLEEDHVDQIVDLGIDEVKVRTVLTCETRYGLCAKCYGRDLGRGGLVNVGEAVGVIAAQSIGEPGTQLTMRTFHIGGAASRALVASNVEVKSNGSLKFSSTMRFVTNAKGEQVVISRSGEALVLDDNGRERERHKIPYGATLLVKEGASVKAGTSIATWDPLTRPIISEYAGIARFENVEEGVTVAKQVDEVTGLSTLVVIDGKRRSAASKGLRPVIQLLDEKGNQTKIAGTDHPVTIGLQVGALITVKDGQKIEVGEVLARIPIESQKTRDITGGLPRVAELFEARSPKDAAILAKVTGTVSFGKETKGKQRLVITDMDGESSEFLIPKEKQVLVHDGQVVNKGEMIVEGPADPHDILHLKGIEELAIYIVDEVQDVYRLQGVKINDKHIEVIVRQMLRRVQITNAGDTNFITGEQVERSKLYDENDRVIAEGKQPAQFENILLGITKASLSTDSFISAASFQETTRVLTEAAIMGKVDTLRGLKENVIIGRLIPAGTGLAYRRARKVREQFERDRAQMIAAEEALALDVGAVAEQVEAAATPEGEAEQS
- the rpsG gene encoding 30S ribosomal protein S7, with the protein product MPRRREVPKREILPDPKFGNVEVAKFMNVLMLDGKKSVAERIVYGAFEHIEKKANKEPLEIFSTAMGNVKPMVEVKSRRVGGANYQVPVEVRPSRRSALAMRWLREAAKKRGEKSMAQRLANELLEAAEGRGGAMKKREEVHRMAEANKAFSHFRF